One genomic window of Paramormyrops kingsleyae isolate MSU_618 chromosome 20, PKINGS_0.4, whole genome shotgun sequence includes the following:
- the LOC111852382 gene encoding calpain-2 catalytic subunit-like, with protein MSNVAAYLVQKAARAEGEGSNDKAIPFNKQDFQALQQQCLRSRSLFCDDSFLAEPASLGYNELGRYSPKTRGVEWKRPKELCANPQFIVDGANRTDICQGALGDCWLLAAIASLTLDQDILARVVPQGQSFQENYAGIFHFQFWQFGEWVDVVIDDRLPTREGKLLFVHSAEGSEFWSALLEKAYAKLNGCYEALSGGSTTEGFEDFTGGISEMYELDKAPPYLFKVIQKALRLGSLLGCSIDITSSSETEAITHQQLVKGHAYSVTAAEEVSYYGRRVQLVRIRNPWGQVEWTGPWSDNSREWDGVRREEKEMLDKQAEDGEFWMAYSDFIRQFSKVEICNLTPDTLTSDTVARWNHYQFDGTWVMGATAGGCRNNTATFCSNPQFTIKLEEVDDDPHDGVDGCTFLMGLMQKDGRREKRFGRDLNTIGFAIYKVPDEYSGRTNVHLGPDVLLRQRAVAMSSTFINMREICSRFKLPPGHYVVVPSTFEPHKKGSFILRFFSEKHAATSPMEEDVQSEVQEHDISEHDVDPHFKHLFLQISGPDAEVSPFELVQILNSIVSKRSDIKTDGFSLDTCRNIVSLFDKSGNSKLGLLEFHALWMKMQKYLEIFKTYDTDNSGTMSSHEMRDALATAGLQVNSTILQVIVSRYADTEYGIDFDSFVACLIRLEMLFGMFKTLDKMNSGKIELDISQWLCLALH; from the exons ATGTCGAACGTCGCAGCTTACCTGGTTCAGAAGGCGGCCCGGGCCGAGGGAGAGGGCAGCAACGACAAGGCCATTCCCTTCAACAAGCAGGACTTCCAGGCTTTGCAGCAGCAGTGCCTGCGGAGCCGGAGCCTGTTCTGCGATGACAGCTTCCTCGCCGAGCCGGCCTCGCTCGGCTACAACGAGCTGGGCCGCTACTCGCCCAAGACCAGGGGAGTGGAGTGGAAGAGACCCAAG GAGCTTTGTGCAAATCCTCAGTTCATTGTCGACGGAGCAAATCGGACCGATATCTGTCAGGGAGCCCTGG GGGACTGCTGGCTGTTGGCAGCCATCGCGTCCTTGACCTTGGACCAAGACATCCTGGCCCGCGTGGTTCCGCAGGGGCAGAGCTTCCAGGAGAACTATGCTGGTATTTTCCACTTCCAG TTTTGGCAGTTTGGCGAGTGGGTGGACGTGGTGATCGATGACCGGCTGCCCACCAGAGAGGGGAAGTTACTGTTCGTCCACTCAGCTGAGGGATCTGAGTTCTGGAGCGCCCTGCTGGAGAAAGCCTACGCCAA ACTGAATGGCTGTTATGAGGCTTTGAGTGGAGGGTCTACAACTGAGGGCTTTGAGGATTTCACCGGTGGCATCTCAGAGATGTATGAGCTTGACAAAGCTCCACCTTACCTCTTCAAGGTCATCCAGAAGGCTCTGAGATTAGGCTCACTGTTGGGATGTTCTATTGAT ATCACCAGCAGCAGCGAAACCGAGGCCATCACCCATCAGCAGCTGGTGAAAGGTCACGCTTATTCAGTCACCGCGGCAGAGGAG GTCAGCTATTACGGCAGGCGCGTGCAGCTGGTGCGGATCAGAAACCCCTGGGGTCAGGTGGAGTGGACGGGACCCTGGAGTGATAA ttcaaGGGAATGGGACGGTGTCCGTCGGGAGGAGAAGGAAATGCTGGACAAACAGGCTGAGGATGGAGAGTTCTG GATGGCCTACTCAGACTTCATAAGGCAGTTCTCCAAGGTGGAGATCTGCAACCTGACACCCGACACACTGACCAGTGACACGGTGGCTCGCTGGAACCACTACCAATTTGACGGCACTTGGGTCATGGGTGCCACTGCTGGAGGTTGCAGGAACAACACAG CCACCTTCTGCTCCAACCCCCAGTTCACAATcaagctggaggaggtggatgACGACCCCCACGATGGCGTTGATGGATGCACCTTCCTCATGGGCCTTATGCAGAAGGACGGCCGCAGGGAGAAACGCTTTGGCCGGGACCTCAACACCATCGGTTTCGCCATTTACAAG gttcCAGATGAG TACTCAGGCCGCACCAACGTCCACCTGGGCCCCGACGTGCTCCTGAGGCAGCGCGCCGTGGCCATGAGCAGCACCTTCATCAACATGCGCGAGATCTGCAGCCGCTTCAAGCTGCCGCCTGGCCACTACGTCGTGGTCCCCTCCACCTTTGAGCCACACAAGAAAGGATCCTTTATCCTCCGCTTCTTCTCCGAGAAGCACGCTGCCACCAG TCCTATGGAAGAAGATGTCCAATCAGAAGTACAGGAG CATGATATTTCTGAACATGATGTGGATCCTCATTTCAAACACCTGTTCTTGCAGATTTCTGGGCCA GATGCTGAGGTGTCTCCGtttgagcttgtgcaaattctAAACAGCATAGTCTCTAAAA GATCTGATATCAAGACAGATGGATTTAGTCTCGACACCTGCCGGAACATAGTCAGCCTTTTTGAT AAAAGCGGAAACTCTAAGCTGGGCCTGCTTGAGTTCCATGCACTATGGATGAAGATGCAGAAATACCTG GAAATCTTCAAGACATACGACACTGACAATTCTGGTACCATGAGCTCCCATGAGATGCGAGATGCTCTAGCAACTGCAG GGCTCCAGGTGAACAGCACTATTCTGCAAGTCATCGTGTCACGCTACGCTGACACAGAGTACGGCATCGACTTTGACAGCTTTGTGGCCTGCCTGATCCGACTGGAGATGCTCTTCG